One Pocillopora verrucosa isolate sample1 chromosome 10, ASM3666991v2, whole genome shotgun sequence genomic window carries:
- the LOC131785704 gene encoding uncharacterized protein isoform X2 — protein MPLKSKKTTSKPTSGKSSIPVPVKRGVKGKENADPAIKKSTKVKKAPDFSKLHQKWENQFSKGKAVAKRKNTRFKPFDLAVSGQQTQKSKKPYAYNSEDEQDAVADSDNDDFEIDSTALKEILTNTGIKDEDRRITGRATIAGIPSSKSGLTTHLAEGTAKRTSIYYTGPPTQHALEASSRVFRTPPAALTNASSLKQRQVDNALATSQASSCVKKQVAWADEENEEFEFQPDSQALQSILSNTGITFNQSSAQPTGRVTFAGGRVTPIRRARQSFREPEPKRTSIYYTGPRLTRPSPKARGMGRTSVFGARTGSRHVTTGSAASSQKLTIYDPLATMVGRQGHPELENKPIASSGAVKVTTASCEPNIQTASGNLLFTPAREQVSNAGFVSARNQPRWAEIFTPQRATSAQDFEAQVARSQAFHEPLRTPVNQPSLQGDICTPQRITGVQNASLAQVPGRLILSNSSTQPLSELNPQSDTLATPLGHVAIPSESFSSDHPPNWSEIFTPQRATRQPEAMMTNLTSNPLSTPVQQSLPTNQRYGAIKDFGSRLRCSKVEITSFKPDTDTSCFPRDELQEPKQMSDIQDEPLLTPLQEEDDVTWLERQALEDLGLLEITEESPVDTQGPPGNLQASPRSVPISRSAEIASDLFSSSFNPTSQTSSGSQYSRFSPVVRLATPTPMRQSSTNYHVALHNRSQKGTRTPSAIQFNSTPLHCHRDLPANIAPRVEANHTCDGFLRNPVNLQYSQVNQTQYVMPTPVKASYRSASQNMLGEETGQAQTASRQPCSTAASRTSPTDKRAITRQQNLYMEPCSRPVQVVSPTSKPQGFTHTPSDNRSLSLRSALALNPRNLDRPTIEDSTAVSADASTRFRWEPNVSEVLPTAFRSTISGSRRIPKTLAQEALLDMEVSVYMTAGSGRLVTSSWSERPLNPLAKAFLEGDSRHFLPISNHSR, from the exons ATGC CATTAAAGAGCAAGAAGACCACATCAAAACCAACTTCAGGGAAAAG TTCAATTCCAGTTCCTGTGAAGAGAGgagtaaaaggaaaagaaaatgcagatCCA GCCATCAAGAAATccacaaaagttaaaaaagctCCAGACTTCAGTAAACTTCATCAAAAATGGGAAAACCAGTTTTCCAAG ggAAAGGCAgttgcaaagaggaaaaacacaAGG tttaagCCCTTTGACCTTGCTGTAAGTGGCCAACAAACTCAAAAGTCAAAAAAACCATATGCTTATAACAGTGAAGATGAACAGGACGCAGTTGCAGATAGTGACAATGATGACTTTGAGATCGACAGCACAGCTTTGAAAGAAATCTTAACTAATACAGGAATTAAG GACGAGGATCGCCGAATTACTGGTCGAGCGACAATTGCAGGAATACCCTCAAG CAAATCAGGCCTAACAACTCATTTAGCAGAAGGGACTGCCAAGAGAACTTCGATTTATTATACGGGACCGCCAACCCAGCATGCTTTGGAAGCGTCAAGTCGTGTGTTCCGTACACCACCTGCTGCACTGACCAATGCGTCCTCCCTGAAACAGCGTCAAGTTGACAATGCACTCGCTACGTCCCAGGCTTCCTCATGCGTAAAGAAACAGGTAGCCTGGGCAGACGAAG AAAACGAAGAATTCGAATTTCAACCTGATAGCCAGGCCCTACAAAGTATTCTGAGCAACACAGGGATAACTTTTAACCAATCTAGCGCCCAGCCCACCGGCCGAGTGACCTTTGCAGGCGGGCGGGTCACTCCAATCCGCAGAGCACGACAGTCCTTTCGGGAG CCGGAACCTAAAAGGACGTCCATATATTATACGGGCCCCAGACTTACGCGGCCAAGCCCAAAAGCGCGGGGAATGGGACGAACTTCTGTATTTGGCGCAAGAACTGGCTCAAGACACGTGACTACTGGCTCAGCTGCAAGTTCACAGAAACTTACCATTTACGATCCATTGGCGACAATGGTTGGCAGGCAAGGACACCCAGAACTTG AAAACAAACCCATTGCCAGTTCAGGAGCAGTGAAGGTTACTACAGCAAGCTGCGAACCAAACATACAAACCGCAAGTGGAAATCTTCTGTTTACACCAGCACGGGAACAAGTATCTAATGCTGGGTTCGTCTCTGCCAGAAATCAACCAAGGTGGGCAGAAATTTTCACACCGCAACGAGCCACTAGTGCTCAGGATTTCGAAGCACAGGTTGCTCGTTCGCAAGCTTTTCACGAGCCACTACGGACTCCAGTGAACCAGCCATCTCTTCAAGGGGATATTTGTACACCGCAGCGAATAACCGGTGTTCAAAACGCCTCGTTAGCACAAGTGCCTGGTCGGTTGATCCTCTCGAATTCTTCTACGCAACCCCTAAGTGAATTGAATCCACAATCCGACACTCTAGCGACTCCATTAGGGCACGTTGCCATTCCTTCCGAGTCGTTTAGCTCAGACCATCCACCGAATTGGTCCGAGATTTTTACACCGCAACGCGCTACGAGACAACCTGAAGCCATGATGACGAATCTCACAAGCAATCCTCTGTCTACCCCTGTGCAGCAAAGTTTGCCCACGAACCAGAGGTATGGCGCCATAAAGGACTTCGGGTCCAGGCTACGATGCTCCAAGGTAGAAATTACAAGTTTCAAACCCGACACAGATACGAGCTGTTTTCCAAGGGATGAACTACAAGAACCCAAGCAGATGTCTGACATCCAAGATGAGCCGTTGTTAACTCCTCTACAG GAAGAGGATGACGTTACTTGGCTGGAGCGTCAAGCGCTTGAAGATTTAGGTTTGCTTGAAATTACAGAGGAATCACCAGTAGACACTCAAGGCCCTCCTGGCAACCTTCAAGCGAGCCCACGGTCAGTACCAATAAGTCGGTCGGCGGAGATTGCAAGTGACCTCTTTAGTTCGTCATTTAACCCAACATCTCAAACCTCATCGGGTTCTCAGTACTCAAGGTTCTCTCCGGTAGTGAGGTTGGCCACCCCCACTCCTATGAGGCAGTCTTCGACAAATTACCATGTTGCTTTGCACAACCGGTCCCAAAAAGGTACAAGAACTCCATCTGCCATTCAATTTAATTCAACTCCTCTGCATTGTCACCGAGATTTGCCAGCAAATATCGCTCCCCGCGTCGAAGCCAATCACACATGTGACGGTTTTCTTCGAAATCCAGTAAATTTACAATATTCTCAAGTAAATCAAACTCAATATGTGATGCCTACTCCAGTAAAAGCCTCATATCGTTCAGCTTCACAAAACATGCTCGGGGAAGAGACGGGTCAAGCTCAAACTGCTTCACGACAACCATGCAGTACAGCGGCATCACGCACGAGTCCTACCGATAAGAGAGCAATAACAAGGCAACAAAATCTTTATATGGAACCTTGCAGTCGCCCTGTTCAAGTGGTATCACCAACTTCGAAACCACAGGGATTTACGCACACCCCCTCTGACAACAGGAGCCTTTCTCTTAGATCAGCACTGGCCTTGAATCCAAGGAATCTAGACAGACCCACCATCGAAGATTCAACAGCAGTCAGTGCTGATGCAAGTACACGATTTCGTTGGGAACCGAATGTATCCGAGGTTCTTCCGACTGCCTTTCGATCAACGATTTCTGGTTCCCGAAGAATACCGAAAACGTTGGCTCAAGAAGCACTATTAGATATGGAAGTTTCTGTTTACATGACAGCCGGCAGTGGTCGCTTGGTAACATCTTCGTGGAGTGAAAGGCCGTTAAATCCCTTGGCCAAAGCTTTCTTGGAGGGAGATTCAAGG CACTTCCTACCAATTAGCAATCACTCGCGCTAG
- the LOC131785898 gene encoding rho GTPase-activating protein gacN-like — MWYDSLKDNEPLELSQVCLALSYQPHFQYCAWNDSTEHVNYSLAHVPYMANYLEDEQTSFTAQQQQLDSNTNLSCSPEGKNALVTKIHILCSENEMLNEKIEEQKRRNRLLQQHIDEVQEQLNAVKQNTAKLRNECQSLDETFESISKHLDQETRELTAAVAKKRSRISEFKVDAELVGTLREEKDRSVSEIVRLRKDVMDAGIDVNNLTVKFQYELGKMVIFPFWKLEGEIDKVLQRCVENSTLKESSSEQVVDVGNGLYHHGKSATGSEENSVQNSEDKSNRDSKEESEEISAENSENNQLQRCSKENLNDNCGDSFRTDESSDTSQITVLKVHMLGKGDSSVDRSSTLTNTVSIQSTFSSSHEGCAENGCEFVEDLSFSHKDAPKKNLKSSRLARKLRFLRCVPKRNEEN, encoded by the exons ATGTGGTACGACTCACTCAAGGACAACGAGCCCTTAGAGCTCTCTCAAGTATGCTTGGCTCTTTCATATCAGCCCCATTTCCAGTACTGCGCTTGGAATGATTCAACAGAACATGTCAACTACTCACTTGCGCATGTACCTTACATGGCCAATTACCTAGAAGACGAGCAAACATCTTTTACAGCTCAACAGCAACAGCTGGATTCGAACACAAATTTGAGCTGCAGTCCTGAG GGAAAGAATGCGCTAGTTACCAAAATTCATATTCTTTGTTCCGAAAATGAGATGCTAAACGAGAAAATAGAAGAACAAAAACGTCGAAACAGATTACTTCAGCAGCATATTGACGAAGTGCAAGAGCAGTTGAACGCGGTTAAACAAAACACCGCTAAACTCCGCAATGAATGCCAATCTTTGGATGAAACATTTGAAAGTATCTCCAAGCACCTCGACCAAGAGACAAGAGAATTGACCGCGGCCGTGGCGAAAAAGAGAAGCAGGATTTCAGAGTTTAAAGTTGATGCTGAGTTGGTGGGGACTCTGCGAGAGGAGAAAGACAGATCTGTTTCGGAAATCGTGCGCCTGCGTAAGGACGTCATGGATGCTGGCATAGACGTTAATAATCTGACGGTTAAATTCCAATATGAACTTGGGAAAATGGTTATATTTCCCTTCTGGAAACTGGAAGGGGAAATTGATAAAGTTCTCCAAAGATGTGTCGAAAATTCCACTCTTAAAGAAAGCAGCAGTGAGCAAGTTGTCGATGTTGGGAACGGTCTCTACCATCACGGAAAG tCTGCGACAGGTTCCGAAGAAAACTCAGTGCAAAATTCTGAAGATAAATCAAATAGAGACTCAAAAGAAGAATCAGAAGAAATCTCGGcggaaaattctgaaaataatcAGTTGCAGCGGTGCTCAAAAGAGAACTTAAACGATAACTGTGGGGACAGCTTCAGAACTGATGAGAGCTCAGATACATCACAAATAACCGTCTTAAAAGTACACATGCTGGGGAAGGGTGATAGCTCCGTCGACAGAAGTTCAACACTTACCAATACTGTTTCAATCCAGTCCACTTTTTCATCTTCCCATGAAGGTTGTGCGGAAAATGGCTGCGAATTTGTCGAGGATTTGTCATTTTCCCACAAAGATGCACCAAAGAAG AACCTCAAATCCAGTCGCCTTGCTCGTAAGTTACGGTTCTTGCGTTGTGTCCCAAAACGAAATGAGGAAAACTGA
- the LOC131785704 gene encoding uncharacterized protein isoform X1 produces the protein MPTAGEARLKSQSSKKTAKDAASHKGNTKAVKPRSANTGEALKSKKTTSKPTSGKSSIPVPVKRGVKGKENADPAIKKSTKVKKAPDFSKLHQKWENQFSKGKAVAKRKNTRFKPFDLAVSGQQTQKSKKPYAYNSEDEQDAVADSDNDDFEIDSTALKEILTNTGIKDEDRRITGRATIAGIPSSKSGLTTHLAEGTAKRTSIYYTGPPTQHALEASSRVFRTPPAALTNASSLKQRQVDNALATSQASSCVKKQVAWADEENEEFEFQPDSQALQSILSNTGITFNQSSAQPTGRVTFAGGRVTPIRRARQSFREPEPKRTSIYYTGPRLTRPSPKARGMGRTSVFGARTGSRHVTTGSAASSQKLTIYDPLATMVGRQGHPELENKPIASSGAVKVTTASCEPNIQTASGNLLFTPAREQVSNAGFVSARNQPRWAEIFTPQRATSAQDFEAQVARSQAFHEPLRTPVNQPSLQGDICTPQRITGVQNASLAQVPGRLILSNSSTQPLSELNPQSDTLATPLGHVAIPSESFSSDHPPNWSEIFTPQRATRQPEAMMTNLTSNPLSTPVQQSLPTNQRYGAIKDFGSRLRCSKVEITSFKPDTDTSCFPRDELQEPKQMSDIQDEPLLTPLQEEDDVTWLERQALEDLGLLEITEESPVDTQGPPGNLQASPRSVPISRSAEIASDLFSSSFNPTSQTSSGSQYSRFSPVVRLATPTPMRQSSTNYHVALHNRSQKGTRTPSAIQFNSTPLHCHRDLPANIAPRVEANHTCDGFLRNPVNLQYSQVNQTQYVMPTPVKASYRSASQNMLGEETGQAQTASRQPCSTAASRTSPTDKRAITRQQNLYMEPCSRPVQVVSPTSKPQGFTHTPSDNRSLSLRSALALNPRNLDRPTIEDSTAVSADASTRFRWEPNVSEVLPTAFRSTISGSRRIPKTLAQEALLDMEVSVYMTAGSGRLVTSSWSERPLNPLAKAFLEGDSRHFLPISNHSR, from the exons ATGCCGACGGCTGGTGAAGCGAGACTGAAATCGCAATCATCAAAAAAGACAGCGAAAGATGC AGCTTCCCATAAAGGAAATACTAAGGCAGTCAAGCCCAGATCTGCTAATACTGGGGAAG CATTAAAGAGCAAGAAGACCACATCAAAACCAACTTCAGGGAAAAG TTCAATTCCAGTTCCTGTGAAGAGAGgagtaaaaggaaaagaaaatgcagatCCA GCCATCAAGAAATccacaaaagttaaaaaagctCCAGACTTCAGTAAACTTCATCAAAAATGGGAAAACCAGTTTTCCAAG ggAAAGGCAgttgcaaagaggaaaaacacaAGG tttaagCCCTTTGACCTTGCTGTAAGTGGCCAACAAACTCAAAAGTCAAAAAAACCATATGCTTATAACAGTGAAGATGAACAGGACGCAGTTGCAGATAGTGACAATGATGACTTTGAGATCGACAGCACAGCTTTGAAAGAAATCTTAACTAATACAGGAATTAAG GACGAGGATCGCCGAATTACTGGTCGAGCGACAATTGCAGGAATACCCTCAAG CAAATCAGGCCTAACAACTCATTTAGCAGAAGGGACTGCCAAGAGAACTTCGATTTATTATACGGGACCGCCAACCCAGCATGCTTTGGAAGCGTCAAGTCGTGTGTTCCGTACACCACCTGCTGCACTGACCAATGCGTCCTCCCTGAAACAGCGTCAAGTTGACAATGCACTCGCTACGTCCCAGGCTTCCTCATGCGTAAAGAAACAGGTAGCCTGGGCAGACGAAG AAAACGAAGAATTCGAATTTCAACCTGATAGCCAGGCCCTACAAAGTATTCTGAGCAACACAGGGATAACTTTTAACCAATCTAGCGCCCAGCCCACCGGCCGAGTGACCTTTGCAGGCGGGCGGGTCACTCCAATCCGCAGAGCACGACAGTCCTTTCGGGAG CCGGAACCTAAAAGGACGTCCATATATTATACGGGCCCCAGACTTACGCGGCCAAGCCCAAAAGCGCGGGGAATGGGACGAACTTCTGTATTTGGCGCAAGAACTGGCTCAAGACACGTGACTACTGGCTCAGCTGCAAGTTCACAGAAACTTACCATTTACGATCCATTGGCGACAATGGTTGGCAGGCAAGGACACCCAGAACTTG AAAACAAACCCATTGCCAGTTCAGGAGCAGTGAAGGTTACTACAGCAAGCTGCGAACCAAACATACAAACCGCAAGTGGAAATCTTCTGTTTACACCAGCACGGGAACAAGTATCTAATGCTGGGTTCGTCTCTGCCAGAAATCAACCAAGGTGGGCAGAAATTTTCACACCGCAACGAGCCACTAGTGCTCAGGATTTCGAAGCACAGGTTGCTCGTTCGCAAGCTTTTCACGAGCCACTACGGACTCCAGTGAACCAGCCATCTCTTCAAGGGGATATTTGTACACCGCAGCGAATAACCGGTGTTCAAAACGCCTCGTTAGCACAAGTGCCTGGTCGGTTGATCCTCTCGAATTCTTCTACGCAACCCCTAAGTGAATTGAATCCACAATCCGACACTCTAGCGACTCCATTAGGGCACGTTGCCATTCCTTCCGAGTCGTTTAGCTCAGACCATCCACCGAATTGGTCCGAGATTTTTACACCGCAACGCGCTACGAGACAACCTGAAGCCATGATGACGAATCTCACAAGCAATCCTCTGTCTACCCCTGTGCAGCAAAGTTTGCCCACGAACCAGAGGTATGGCGCCATAAAGGACTTCGGGTCCAGGCTACGATGCTCCAAGGTAGAAATTACAAGTTTCAAACCCGACACAGATACGAGCTGTTTTCCAAGGGATGAACTACAAGAACCCAAGCAGATGTCTGACATCCAAGATGAGCCGTTGTTAACTCCTCTACAG GAAGAGGATGACGTTACTTGGCTGGAGCGTCAAGCGCTTGAAGATTTAGGTTTGCTTGAAATTACAGAGGAATCACCAGTAGACACTCAAGGCCCTCCTGGCAACCTTCAAGCGAGCCCACGGTCAGTACCAATAAGTCGGTCGGCGGAGATTGCAAGTGACCTCTTTAGTTCGTCATTTAACCCAACATCTCAAACCTCATCGGGTTCTCAGTACTCAAGGTTCTCTCCGGTAGTGAGGTTGGCCACCCCCACTCCTATGAGGCAGTCTTCGACAAATTACCATGTTGCTTTGCACAACCGGTCCCAAAAAGGTACAAGAACTCCATCTGCCATTCAATTTAATTCAACTCCTCTGCATTGTCACCGAGATTTGCCAGCAAATATCGCTCCCCGCGTCGAAGCCAATCACACATGTGACGGTTTTCTTCGAAATCCAGTAAATTTACAATATTCTCAAGTAAATCAAACTCAATATGTGATGCCTACTCCAGTAAAAGCCTCATATCGTTCAGCTTCACAAAACATGCTCGGGGAAGAGACGGGTCAAGCTCAAACTGCTTCACGACAACCATGCAGTACAGCGGCATCACGCACGAGTCCTACCGATAAGAGAGCAATAACAAGGCAACAAAATCTTTATATGGAACCTTGCAGTCGCCCTGTTCAAGTGGTATCACCAACTTCGAAACCACAGGGATTTACGCACACCCCCTCTGACAACAGGAGCCTTTCTCTTAGATCAGCACTGGCCTTGAATCCAAGGAATCTAGACAGACCCACCATCGAAGATTCAACAGCAGTCAGTGCTGATGCAAGTACACGATTTCGTTGGGAACCGAATGTATCCGAGGTTCTTCCGACTGCCTTTCGATCAACGATTTCTGGTTCCCGAAGAATACCGAAAACGTTGGCTCAAGAAGCACTATTAGATATGGAAGTTTCTGTTTACATGACAGCCGGCAGTGGTCGCTTGGTAACATCTTCGTGGAGTGAAAGGCCGTTAAATCCCTTGGCCAAAGCTTTCTTGGAGGGAGATTCAAGG CACTTCCTACCAATTAGCAATCACTCGCGCTAG